One window from the genome of Bacteroidota bacterium encodes:
- a CDS encoding SoxR reducing system RseC family protein, with the protein VTVSLKDNINCASCNAKSACGISGSNSKEIEVFTTNQSFSINEPVNITLQKELGLKAVFWAYFFPFILMLIVLIIGSAFFKEWIVGLLSILILIPYYLMLYISKDSFKKAFKISILKH; encoded by the coding sequence CGTAACTGTTTCGTTAAAGGATAATATTAATTGTGCATCTTGTAATGCAAAATCTGCCTGTGGAATTTCCGGATCAAATTCAAAAGAAATTGAAGTTTTTACTACCAATCAATCTTTTTCAATTAATGAACCCGTCAATATTACCTTACAAAAGGAACTAGGCTTAAAAGCCGTTTTCTGGGCCTATTTTTTTCCTTTTATTTTAATGCTTATTGTTTTAATAATTGGTTCTGCCTTTTTTAAAGAATGGATTGTCGGTTTATTATCAATATTGATTTTAATACCCTATTATTTAATGCTTTATATATCAAAAGATTCATTTAAAAAAGCATTTAAAATTTCAATATTAAAACATTAG